In Mustela erminea isolate mMusErm1 chromosome 20, mMusErm1.Pri, whole genome shotgun sequence, the sequence gcAGGAGCTTGGACTTGGGTCCTGCAGGAGGGCCATTGGGGGGGACCTTGTGTTTGTCTGGCGTTTgtaagggagggggtggggtggggtgtgtgtgtgtgtgtgtgtgtgtgtgtgtgtgtgtgtgtgagacaggaTGACTTTAGAATAAGCAGGGGTCTGAAGGAACTGCAGTGACGTATCACAGGCGGACAGATTTAACCTCACTGCACGATCCAGGCAAAACCGAGAGAAATCCTTTTGTCCGTTGCCACAGTAAATAGAGGAATCAAAGAATTTAATCTTTGACGTTTGATAGTCCAAGAGTCCAGATGCTAGCGACTTAAGTGACTTTGCAGGGCAGTTTTGGTTGTGCGATATTTTCAAAATGCGTGACCTGTTCctttaaacaaacacacacacactctctctctctctctctctctctctctcacttctctaTAGTTAGCATGGTTAGCCCCAGACAGGTCCCAGTTAAGAGGATtgattgaagcagaaagaaattgcCCAAATTCACACAGTTTTTTGAAATGACAGATCCTGGCCTGGAGTTCAACTTCTCTTTCCAGGAGAGCAGTGTAACTTTAAGGAGAACAAGGCCTTTGGCTTTGGATTTCTTGGGTTCAGATCTGTTAACCTCTCTCTATCTGTTACTTCATTAACAATACAATCCTTTTAGCTTATTGGGAAGATTAATTAAAgaataagcatataaaatacGTAGAGTTTCTGGCCCATAGTAATCTCATGTTTAGCTATATCCAGAACGATATATAAAGTCAGAAATGTTGAAGTCACCCAAGTGATCAGTGCGGCACAGATACATAGCATCTTTATTGAGAGGAGGCTGCACTGTCATCTGTCTTTTGTGTATTTCCCGGTGATAACATTTATAAGGGCAGGTGGGTTTCTTTCCGTTCTTTTCCCGGTACCAAAGTCAGTTCAGGGGCTTTTTGCCACATTGGCTCATTCTAGAAGTCTCCTTTCAGCAGATTGTCAGATTTGCAGAGAAATCTGAAGTCTTAACCAATGTCTTGGTAAGTGTAAGAAGCATTTATTGTACTGAGGAGATACGTTGAGTTTAAGATGCCTCATGTAATTTGGAGAAAGTAGTTTTACTTAATTGTGCAAACGATGCCAGCATCTAAATGATTCCATTAcacaaagctatttttaaaattgaatgctGTTCGGGGAGAGGCTTTTCTAATGGATGTAGAAGTAGGGgtataaatcaatgaaatgacAGAACAACAGATCAATTCTAACCACCTAAAAAATGAGCAAACTTAAAGtgatctaattttatattttgggtgcTGCTACTTAGTAGTGATGATGACCCCATTCTGAGGTCACTTTCTTTGTTAAATAGATTTCATTATTCCCACTTTGAGGGGCTCTATAAAGATCGTTACATTATGTATGAAGAGTAGCCCAGTGGTTGGACTTGGAAGGTGACTGTTAAATGCTAGGGtgtcccccccactctctcttaaTTGATTTCTGTCTTTGGTACCAGAATTGCACAATATTTAGAAACTAAGATAGTGACTGGGTTGAGAGCTGTTTTACATTCTTggtgtcttaaaaaaatttcactcTGGGAAGCACAGAAATGTTGGGAGTAGTAAAATGATCGCTTTACATGTTGGTCTTACATAGGCTGCAGAGACTGCGAGTCTGGAAGAGCAGCTGCAGGGATGGGGAGAAGTGATGCTGATGGCTGATAAAGTCCTCCGATGGGAAAGAGCCTGGTTTCCACCCGCCGTCATGGGTGTGGTTTCTTTGGTGTTTCTGTAAGTGAGCTATTAAATTACTGTGGATTGTGCTTGTTATTAATAAGGGCTCAGGTAATACACAGCCTCCACTTTTGAAAGTGCCTTAAATCTTTTGTAATGTGTAATCTGTAAAGAATGCCTTTTCTTAGAGAAGTTCTCCTAGTTTTCAGAATCTGTAATACTTAGGTAAACCTGGAGCAGTTGAAAAAAACAGTGGCGCTCATATTTTTTGGTCTTAGAACCCTTTACACCCCTAAAAAGTATTGAGGACCCCAATGAGCTTTTGTCTCTTGATATTTACATTAACCATTGCAGCTGTGATGTCATCACATTCTGAAGCCTCCCAGAAAACCACTTGTGAGAAACTGAGAATAAAAAGGGCAGATAACGTTTTTGAGACTCAAAAGACCAAGTGAATAAACATCTTCAGCTAGGATAAAAATGACTGTGTTTTTCtcaacttcattaattttttttttttttttttttttttttgaacaggaCTATCTACTATCTAGATCCATCTGTTCTGTCCggtgtttcctgttttgttatgtttttgtgCTTGGCTGACTACCTTGTTCCCATTCTAGCTCCTAGAATTTTTGGCTCCAATAAATGGTAGGTCATATAATAATTTGGCTCGTTTCTGTAAAGTTACTGAGCCTGGTGGCTGTGATTGGTATACTGTAATTAAGCAGAGAATTGTCTAACAATTGGATAACTAGGGTTAAGATTGTTGCTTTTATATGAAgaatttctttgctgattcagttATAAATCATGAATTTCCAGTACATACATCTTCACAGTTCTTTTATAgttcagcatttatttattctgaagattttatttatttttgcaagtgcAAGcaggagtgtggggtgggggagggcagagggagaagcagactccctgctgagtaggatcctgggatcatgatctgagctttaAGGCTGACTCgtgcctaactgagccacccatgcaccctaccattcattttgccttttcctcctttctcaacattttttattgaagtgaGGTTTTTTGAGGTAATGTTTTATCAAATATTGCAGAACTCCTAAAATAGCTTTCCAGAGAAACAGcatgtttacattttacatttattttctttgatatttaagATAGTATATTTTGCAGACTGTTTTTGAAAGAATATGAAAGCAGTAATGTGAATTTTTGTCCGTTTATTTAGCAACTATTTATTGAAGGTCTACTTTTGTGTTAGGGACTGttctgagtgctgtgaaatatttTGACTCTTAAGATTTATCttgtgttgggtgcctgggtggctcagatggttaagcatctgccttcagctcgggtcatgatcctggggtcctgggattgagtcccatattgggctccctgctcagtggggagcctgcttctccctctgcctctctctctctctctctcatgaataaataaaaaaatctttaaaaaaaaaaaagatgcatcttGTGTTTAAGGTTGATGTCGATGCATTGTAGTAGCTAGCTAAATGCATAGCAAGTCCTTCAGATCAGATTCATAAAAGTATTTTAACTTTCCTCTGGAATGTTgcatttctcacttttttttttttttctgggagcaTTTCTCACTTTTGatcaaaataatgaacaaaactaGTTGTtggagtagattttttttttttttttttttggtcctagTTGCTTTTCTCCCTTggttgtttattttaatttgatgagTAGTCTACATGTACccttaggtttttttgtttgtttgttccccTGATAAtagcaaattataaaataattctgttaAATACATGCCTTACAGATTTTTAAGAACGAATTTGGACATTTTAGGCGAATGTTCTTAAGTTATGGGATGATTaagcatgtgttttaaaaaatgtttcccctCTAGCAGAATGGGTTAGTTAGGAAATGccctttgatttgtttttcacaTGTAGTAATGAGTTGTACTGCTGTTTTTCGGGCAATTTTGTAACTGTGTAATGTAGCAACTTAAAGGAAATCAACCCCTGACCTTGACTTTATTAGTCAGATGACATTCTGATCTGCTAATTCATAACTCCTAGAGAGAAGTTTTCAGAAATAAACAGTGGTGGTTTCATGGTAATCAGCATGTGGCTCAgagagcagttttatttttttatcttaatgaggAAGGAAGAACACTGTTGCATAGTCACAATCAGCCTTGACCATGGCCAGCTTATAAGGCCTGGTTTACAAGAAGTTCCAGGGTTCATCAGGAACCCTTCTGCTATATCTATCACTGCAGTTTTACAGGGACGAGAGCTAGAAGAGCAAAAGGAACCTAACCACCCGCCCTCCACAGTGTAAGTTGTACTTCATGACAGTAGCCAATGTATCTGTATAGCAAAGACGGTATAAGGGtgaatttctcttatttatttatttatttatttatttatttatttatttttaaagattttatttatttatttgacagagagagatcacaagtaggcagagaggcaggcagagagagaggaagggaagcaggccccctgctgagcagagagcccgatgtgggactcgatcccaggaccctgagatcatgacctgagctgaaggcagcggcttaacccactgagccacccaggcgcccaatttatcttttttaaaatcagaatccagaaaatatgaaaaagggcTTTCCTGGAggatctttttatatttttactgctgttttgtttatattttccctCACTGGGACTACATTTACAAAGAATTTGGATTTGAGCTGTTTGTTGCTGTCTTGGCATCAAGTGTATGAAGCCCAGCTGAGGGTATCATGCTTGGAATACAGAACTTATTATCTTAGCGGAGACTACTCAAATACAGCTGTGTGGTAGAATCTTcatgttttcttcaaaatagtGAGACCCTGATGGGCTACAACCCAGAATTCATttggatttgaaaaataatacaggcagagagaaattaaTACTGATTTCTGCATGACCCATAGTAGCCTTGAGTCCTTTGTTACTATAATTAACCACATGTGGTTTTAGAAGTATGGATTACCATTGCTTTGTACATACACATCTTTATGTAAAAACTTATTCCTGAGCTTGCCAAGCTGTCTTAATGATACGGAAACTTTTTCACGATTATAAgataatgtgaatttttttttaaatttaaacttactTTAGGAGATAGCTTTTTAAATTGGAGAGAATGATATATTTCTGTTGACTATAAAGACTTGCTTATAGTGAAGGGGAATATTTTTTTGTAGGACCACTGAGCAACAGCAAAGATTCCATGAAATTTGTAGCAATCTGGTAAAGACTCGACGTAGAACTGTGGGCTGGTGGAAACGTCTCTTTACACTGAAGGAAGAAAAGCCTAAAAtggtactttttttgttttgactgATTTCAGTaaagcaaaattttaatattGGGTCTACTTTTACTTCATTGTAGTCTAACGATGggctttttaatagttttaatagTTTGATATTTATATTCAGTAGTTTGATATATATCATTATCCATTGGTTTAACATTCATAAATGTTTGTATGAATTAGACTGAATTATTGGAagttttgcatttaattttgtaCTCTAGTAGAgcaacatttttgtttctttttacttattgaaataaaggacaaatacttaaaaagaatttGTTCTCTTACCTCTTAGCTTCACATAAGGTCACAATGTGAAGTATTAATTGtaaaagtaatataatttatACAGAGAACTATAGTAATTCTAGGGGGAAATGTATGTAAATTCTATAAAGTAGATCTAATGGAATTTTCTGtggattttatataatatataaataccaaGTCTAAAGAAAAATGGTAATAATACGGGATTATTTTCCAACCTTTGGAACAACATCTTACAGTTAAGCTTCCTAGTCTTTTTCTAGGATttgatacatttttgttgttttcattattagtaCTTCATGACCATGATCGTTTCTCTTGCTGCTGTTGCTTGGGTGGGACAGCAAGTCCACAACCTGCTGCTCACCTATCTGATAGGTAAGTCTTCAAGGCAGAACTATAGGCATATTCTTCTGGCCACTGAAGTCTGATTGGAACTTAGTCAACAAATATGTGTTTATCAAGAGTAAGGCACAGATGGAGGAATTGGGAGGATAGAGAGATGACTAAAACCCATGTCCTTGTTTTCTGGGAGTTTGTGGTCATACAGTAAGTTAAGACAGAACATAATAACCAAAGTAGAAAGTGACATGCCAGAGGTAAAAAGCAAGCAGTGTGTGTTATCTGAGGTTGTGGGTGTGATAGCAGAAGTTTCCAGGGATAAATGTAGTGAAAGTAATGGATTTTATATTGGTTCCTCCCATTAGAGTGCCTAGTAGTCTGAGAAAAGACCctctataaaatttaataatctatAGGAAATTAATTGTTGTCTCcctcattctgtttatttttaagtgactttcTTACTGTTGCTTCCTGGATTAAATCAGCATGGAATCATTTTGAAGTACATTGGAATGGCCAAAAGGGAGATAAATAAGCttctcaaacaaaaagaaaagaaaaatgaataatgcaTCTGCTTTATTCAGTGTAATGAATGGCATATACATTGTCCTTGGGAACAGTTTCTATTACGCTGTCCGGATACTAAAATGTTACAAAAGTAGCTCTTTGCTCTCCCTCGTTCTGCCCTTAGTTCGTAGAAATTCAGACTTGCCAAGTAAGGCTTTATGTCTTCATGTGAAGTGTAGCAGATGCTATCTCATCAGTTGGCCGTATATGGACAACTCATTCGTGAgtacttgttttgatttttctcacccaggttaattgaatttttatttttcggCAActgcctttaaaataatatagtgGTGAACTTCACCTTTTAGTGCAGTTAACTGTGACTTTGGATAATTGTTCCAGTTTATCTTTGCTTTAGCTAGATACGAGCTAGTGGTCTGTGGCTACAGGAAGCTGGTTCTACTGTCTGCTTCCACAGTCTGCTTCCACTGTCTGGCTTCATGAATACAGAGACCAAGTTTACCACTTCGAATTAAGAGACCAGTTAAGATTCATTCCTCATGCTGTTTCTAAACTGTAGAAGAAGAATCCTctggaataaaatgaaaccaaTTCCATGCCCTAGTATCTGTTGGTTTCTGCCTTGTGCAGAACTTAGTAATTTGTAAGAAACATTGATCTTTTCTCCCAAATGGGGAACAGGACAGGCTTCGAGCTCGTCTCTCCTTGCTCTTAGACTTAAGTTAGTAGATCCTTAGAAGCTTTTTAACAGCAGGCTTCCAGAAACTTGTGTTTAGgatttttagcatatttataaTTTCAGAGTTTCAGCTGACTGAAACTAAAGTATGTTATAGGTTAAGACTCATGTCTGTGACCTTCACTCCAACACCAGCCAATAAAGGACAGAAGTCTTCCTGTACTTAGTCAAGACTTATTTAGTAGAAAATAATCTTAGCCTACTAATTTTTCAAGACCAGACTAAGCCTTTAAAGATAAGCCTCAAGATTCTCATTTGTAGGTAATTGCTGGCTGCTTTGGTCCCCAGAGATTTGGCATAGGAGGTGGTGCACTGGTGTCTgactttcttctttgatctctctGAAGAACGCAAGGGCTGCTGGGGAAAGCGGACTTTTGGCGACGATAGGTGGCCTCTGGTCTACAGAGAGTTTGTAACTGCTTGGAACGTCTCTTAGAATCATTCTCCCTCTCGGTAGCTAGAAATTTAGAATAGCTGAAATCCGTAGGAATGAACCTCTGAGGGCCGAAAATGTGACATTTGGGAACAGTTCTTAAACTCTGATTAACTAGCTGTAATATAGTTTTGTGAATTTATTGCACTGATGCTGGACCTTGTGGTGTATCTGTCTCTAAATAAGTGTTTCTTCCCCTTCAATCTGACTGTAAATGGTAGCACCCATTGTAgcatatgtttgatttttttttttaatgtttcatatgAAAACTACAAACTACCTTAATTTTTACATGTGTTTCCTCACTGTAGATAAGCCTATCTTGCTCTCTGgatttttttgtgtatatgtgatCTACCAATTAACTACTTTTTGCAGTTTTAatcttgtattatttcttctactttgttttgtgtaaaaggggaaaaataaaaaaagctgaaATCCCTTCTTGTGTGTCTTACTTTTTTATACCTTAGCCATTAAGGTGTTTACATTGTTTACATGATTGGATTTGTGTATCTGGTTAATGATCTACCCTGGGTGATCATTGCATGCCAACACGGTTCtcttttaagaacaaaatgaaagaaaaggtaaaaattaattcCTCCAGCAAACATTGAGGCACCATGCTAGATGGAAAAGGAGATACAATGAATAAGTGATCACCAAAGATGAGTGTGAGGGGGCCAGGCAGGAAGAACAGGCAGGGAGCAATGGAGGCTAGAGACTGCCTGGCATGATTCTCtctccaggggcacttgggtggctcagtggggtaaagcctctgcctccagctcaggtcaagatcccagggtcctgggattgagcaccacatagcgctctctgctcagcagggagcctgcttccccctgcccctctctgcctgcctctctgcctacttgtgatctctgtctgtcaagtaaataaatataatcttttaaaaaaaatgataatctcCATCGAGGCCCAGCTCAGAGTTCAGTGCTTGCTTACTGGTGGTTAACTTCTGTCTGCACTTTGTGgactttaattataaaaaattttaaatttaggggtgcagtcaatagagcatgtgattcttgatcctgggttgtgagttagagccctcacattgggcatagagtttacttaaaaaaatggatgttttATCCATGGTCCTCACTGTTTATACTTCATGGATCTTGGGAACAGATTCAGGTTATAAGCCCTCTGACCCTTGCCTCTTCCCCCCAAATCTGGCTTCCTTATAGCCTCCTGGGGTTTTGTTGATATCCAGAAAAGGGACATTTTAACCCAGTCACTGTAGCTCTCCCCATGGTCATTTGAAATTTGAAGTGCTGGTCCCCTACCATGCAGCTGTGATTCATTCTCAGGCCAGTCTCATTTGCCTGGCTTCCCAGGCCAGCTTGGCTACTCCTGTGCCAGCTCTggccacagtttaaaaaaaaaaaaaaaaaaaaaaaaagtccctttttAACATTTGCCTTGGCACCACCAGTGGAGGTCCCATCATCCAAGAGTTCACAGGGTACTGAGAGGAGGCCACCTGGGGTTAGTTGGATGAAAATtggggttgcctggctggctcagttggtagaacacatGACTTGACCTCAAGGTTGGGTTAGGCATggatcctatttaaaaaaaaaaaaaaaagcactctcaAGTGACCTGCGGGGGGCGGggatttttttgagtttttagcAATTGGTTTTTACCAGCAGTTTATCTtccacatttaacattttaaccaCTCAGATCACGATTAGTCCTGTATGAAAATCTCTGAGCAAGAAAGTTCCAGTTTGTCTGCAGCATAAATCACAAAATTGTGGGGCAATTTACAACTGCCCTCTGGTCCACTGCCATTCGTTCTCCTTGCTCTCCAACTTCAGCCCAGCTGTGCTGAGATTTCGATTCCTCTTTACATAATTCCATTCCCTCCTAGCTCTTGAGCTGTTAGAAGCCGGGAATATCTACTGCCCACACACCCTTCTTAATATTCTGGgatcaggggacgcctgggtggctcagttggttaagcagctgccttaggctcaggtcatgatcccggcgtcctgggatcgagtcccacatcgggctccttgctccgcggggagcctgcttccccctctgactctgcctgcctctctgcctgtgctcactctcgctcgctctctctctctctctctctgacaaaacaaataaaatctttaaaaaaaaaaaaacattttgggatCAGGCAGTCCTAGATTCAAACCCCATTAAGTAATTTATCCAGTAGTTTAAACAAGAAACCACTTTTttgctttgtcctttttttttcttttttcttttttctttttttttaaggattattcatttgggagagtgAGCGAAAgcgagagtgggggaaggggcaaaagaagaggggagagactctccagcagactccctgctgagcagagcctgatgtggggtttgatctttACTTTGACTGTGACTGTGGGgtccaagctgaaatcaagagtcagatgcctgactgactgagccacctaggtgattttttttttttttaagattttatttatacatttgacagagagtgagaacgcatgcaggcagaacagcaggcagagggagagggagaagcaggctccttaccaagcagagagctcgacgcagggcttgatcccaggaccccaggatcatggactgagacaaaggcagatgctcaactgactgagccacccagttgcccctgactttctttttttttttttttttaaagattttattttttacttttttaaagattttattcacttatttgacacacagagagccagaaagcacaagtggggtgaatggcagagggagaaggagaagcaggctccccgctgagcagggaggcaaatgtgtgggactcgatcccaggaccctgggatcatgacctgagctgaaggcagacacttaaccgactgagccacccaggcgccccaagattttatttatttatttgacagagagatcacaagtaggcagagaggcaggcagagggagagagaggaggaagcaggctccctgctgaacagagagcctgatgtggggctcaatcccaggaccctgggatcatgacctgagccaaaggcagaggctttaacccactgagccacccaggcaccccgcccctgactttttaaattgagattaTATTAAGTAAGTTTCAGACTGAGTTTTCTCATTTGCGAAATGAGGGCAAAAGTAAAGATCTCACAGGGGCATTATACATTTGTTTTGAGGATCCTGTGAGTACGTCTCGTGGAAGCATATAGCAGGCATGAATTGGTAGTGTTAGTACCATTCTGGACACAGATCAAAGGGCACTTCTGTGAAATCTTTAGCAGCTTCCCAGGCCAATGCTGCATCCCCACAGCACTTCATAATGGCATCCCGTATAGCAAACTTgcctggtattttatttttacttagagGTCTGTTTTCCCTGTTGGGTTCTGAACCtcttaaggtcagaaacatgtCTTTGTCCCCTCATGGTCTAGTACAACACAGGGCACATGGAAGACACTcagatgttgaataaatgaagtataaaaagCGATAGGGGATGGtgctatttttctatttatgtacAG encodes:
- the ARL6IP1 gene encoding ADP-ribosylation factor-like protein 6-interacting protein 1 isoform X2, which translates into the protein MAEGDNRSTNLLAAETASLEEQLQGWGEVMLMADKVLRWERAWFPPAVMGVVSLVFLTTEQQQRFHEICSNLVKTRRRTVGWWKRLFTLKEEKPKMYFMTMIVSLAAVAWVGQQVHNLLLTYLIVTFLLLLPGLNQHGIILKYIGMAKREINKLLKQKEKKNE
- the ARL6IP1 gene encoding ADP-ribosylation factor-like protein 6-interacting protein 1 isoform X1, which encodes MAEGDNRSTNLLAAETASLEEQLQGWGEVMLMADKVLRWERAWFPPAVMGVVSLVFLTIYYLDPSVLSGVSCFVMFLCLADYLVPILAPRIFGSNKWTTEQQQRFHEICSNLVKTRRRTVGWWKRLFTLKEEKPKMYFMTMIVSLAAVAWVGQQVHNLLLTYLIVTFLLLLPGLNQHGIILKYIGMAKREINKLLKQKEKKNE